In Lycium ferocissimum isolate CSIRO_LF1 chromosome 7, AGI_CSIRO_Lferr_CH_V1, whole genome shotgun sequence, the sequence TGCCATCTTGAGTTAAGAACAACTATATCGTCTCTTTGAGTCCCACGTTGCTAATTAGTTTAGCTAGAGCAATCAGCTTCATTGTTCTCTTGCTACCTTTGTATGGTAACGTTTCAAACTTCTCGATGATGCTGTAGGAGCCCTTAGAAATCTATTAGGGTGCATTTCGTATTTTCGTGTCCCCCTGGGTCCAGCAGGTTAGGGTGGTGCATTTTTACTTATTAATCATGCAAGTATACGGAGACAAATAACTTATTGTTAGCATTACAAATGAAAAGATAGAAACAAGATTGTGGTTATGTTACTTCTGTACATAGCTTGTATGTGTACTTGTGTATACATCTTGCTTTTTTGTTGGAGAAAATGTCTGAATTCAGttcaaaaattctagagaaggtCAATTAGGTGGATGCACTTGGACGTTGCCTAAGCAGAAGGTTTTATAGCTATTTCAATCCGAATGACTTACTTTATTGCTTTCAAGGTCTATCTTTGAAGTGACATTTTATAGTTAATTAACAGGTACTTTTTGTAATTCTTGTTGTCCAGGTGTTTATTAGTTGAATAGTCAGTAATCATGTGGCGATTCCTTGTAGAACACCTCTTGTAGACCTATACAAGGCAATTGATGTTCACTTTAAGGTGTAAATGATTTTGGAATCACCTGGTGGACCATCGTGTCTACAAGGTTTCCAAGTCAAAGTTAGTAAACGTGGCATAACTTAAGCTTGCGAAAGCACATAGAGAAATTTGCGGTTCTTTTAACAATAGCAGAATTTATGTATGTGCATAGTTATAATTAATCTAGGAAATAGGATTCAACGATCTTCTGCCCAAGTACCTTTATAAGATGTAAGGTTATAATAATAGAAGTAAATGTCCATTATCTTCTGCTAATATGCTTTATAGGTAGCAACTGCAGATAACTTTTAAATTCCGAATTTACATTGGAATAGGAGTTGAataccctctttttttttttttgaacaggtAACAATTATAGACCAGTACTTAGGTAGTACTGAAAACCcctttacaaaagaaaaagaaaactaagaAGCTAAGAAAGTAAAATCCTAACATGAGTCAAGAACTTCTAGGGTTGATGCTGCATCTACAGAGGGATTCTTTGTACACTAAAAACAAAATAGCAACATACAGTCTTGCTTGATCTTCTGTAGAGTGCTACTTCTATCCTCAAAACATCTGGAGTTCCTTTTTTTCCAGATTGTCGACCATATGCAACCTGGAATGATCCTCCAGTTGCTTCTATTCCTTTCCCCAATCCCAGCGTCCTCCCAGCTAGAAAGAGTGTCAACAATCTTGCTAGGCATTGTCCAAGATATGCCTCTGAGATTGATAAAAATCTTCCTTAGGAGTTGAATACTCTTTTGcttttgatttgttatttttatgtgtgaTCTGTAACATAGGACAAACAATACCCTTTGAAGGCAATTTTTTTGAAGATTGGATTCAATTGTATAGGACAGGCAGCAGTCTGTTCAAAGTATTTGGAGTTATAACCATATGATTTGTAATCATTCatgcatcttcttgatgctttTTTAATGCAACAAcgtacttcatcaaaaaaaaagaaaaaagaaaaaaaaaagaagtctgTTCAAAGTGTTGATACTTTACAGGAGGCTGCAAATAACGTAGTACTGctatagatgtatatatatgtttactcACACACGCGCGCTCAGATGCCAGTATATGTACATACACACATACTTCTGTATGTGTACATACATTGttctaaatatatattttccgcacaaacacacatgcatatatttatttatatgtatgtttttACACAATAGTGCATTTCTTTAACAGTGATTATGGCCTTATTTGAAATCTAGCTCTTgtagtagtagttgttgttgttgttcttcttcttcttcttcttcttattattattattattacatatttttgtaattacTGTTGTAACAGTTCTTGCAGGCCCACTAGAATACATCCTACTGTTGTCCGATGCTGGAGGCAGCATGCAGGTGATAGTTTGCAGAGATGCAAAGGTATCATGGTGGTAGCTGCACTAGTGCAGTTAATAACAGCAATATTGGGGGGCCGTCAGCCAGGGATTCATCTCGGGGGGAATCAGCCTCCCTTCCGCCTAATTTCTCCAGGTAATATCTCCGGTAACGTGGAATTCATCAGGAATAATTGTATGGGGCATGCTTTTAATAGCATTGCCAGAAGCTTGTTTGTTATTTCAGTAGTACTTTTGGAGAAAGTTAACACAGGTCTTTCCCTTCTGCTCGAGGCATAACAAGACTATAAACCAGATTTACTTAATAAAATGATTGCCGGTTTCAACTATCTGTGGATGTGTCAGCCTTACATGTAAAAAAAATCTGGTAGTGTGTGCATTGGACATACTGATCATTGTGACCTTATATTTGTTTATGAATTCATCAAGGCAGGATAAACTGCAGTTGAAGTCAAAGAATACATGATCCTGAATTTGGTCGCTTCATTTTTGTCTATGTATTCATCAAGTTGGTAGGAATTGTAGGTGAAATCACTGGTAAAAGGGAGCATTTGGTGGGGAATTCAAAATCATGGAGTGCAGACAATGATAATTAATAGAAGCCGACATGTTTGTTGCTTTCTCCTCCACTAGTTCTATCACTTATTTTATAAAGTGACCAGAATGGATCATAAGTGTGAATTGAATTACCTTTTGCCAGGTGTACTTGGGATGCAGTGTTCGATTGCATTTTAATTATGAGAGTACAGGGATCGAATCGTAGAATTTTTTTGTATCTTGTCCCTTGGCATTAGAATCCCGAGAAAATGGTGTATTATGACGGGTTACGGGTAGGTTTACTAGCCAGTTTAGCCTGAAAAGAAATGTCTTACAGTTGGCATAATGGACCAACAATGGGATCTCCCCCAACCCTTAAATCAAATTGATGTTTGATAGTCATTGGATTGTTCAACTGTTTTAActgcatcataatcatcacgtgtgtaaaaaatatttgttgGTCAGCTTTCCCGGTGTACAGGCACTGGCACAAGCAATAATGGCACACCAcattgcaaatatgaaaaaagaaatcttttctttagaaaggaaaaaaggaagaaacatAGACCGTGTCTATGTAAGACCTAAGTTTTTCTTTCACATTTTAGGTTTTATGGATTCCATGCATCCGTAGTTCATCTTTGTCTAGTGGTTCTTTGAATAGCTTATTTGCACTTTATGTTTTAAGCACAGAAGGATTGGGTTGGACTTTCCAGGAGAATCCAACTCAATCTATGTGAactcttccctttttcttgctTAATTTTCCCTCAAGTGGTAGACTAAGGTGAAGATGTTGAGATGCTACTTTGTACAATTGAGGAATAGCCTCCTATCCCTTGTTTCTTTTTGGAGGACCTGTGAGGTTCCTTTATGTATAATATGTTTaggcgcatatatatatatatatattttttttttttgtaggttTTCTGATTTTTGCTATACTTCTTGTATACAGGAGTTTTATGCCcctaattttaataaaattattactttatcaaaaaaagaacGAAGCTGACATGATCTGTTCTTGCAGACGGCCAGTACAACTGACCCCATACAAATTGAAGTGTGATAAGGAACATCTTAATTCCAGGTAACTGGCGAACTTAAATCGTGAAAACTGAGTACTGGTAGGTTTAGATGGGACCATTCTGCTAACTTTGGAGTTCCTTTTCAGACTTGGACCACCTGATTTTCTCCCTCAGACTCCTAATTGCCCTGAGGAGACATTGACCAAAGAATATGTCCAATCCGGTTACCGGGAGACTGTCGAAGGTCTTGAGGTATTCTTTCTGCGCtgctcaatatatatatatttttttttggtacttgCATGAGTATAACTTTTCTACTTGTTCCCGTATGCTTATCTTTGTTTAAGCTAACTGCTTTATTATTAAAACAATATTAAGGTGCTTTACAGTAACAATTTTACTGGTTATCCTGTCTTTCTTCTTCCTGCccccaaatatataaatatctgCAGTATGGCGTCTTTCAAGAATTTAAAAAGTTAACATTTAGGTTTTTCTTGGTCCACTAGTAAAAGAATACATGAGTTGTACTGTCTAATGAATTTGTAATACCGGGACTAGAATGAGGCATAACCTTATGCATAGTAGGGAATTAGAAATCTGATCTTCCAGTGGCATTAGTCACCCTAAATTTTTGCGATAGTACTAGTCAGCTGATCCACTGTTTAGCCTGATAACCATGATGAAAAAGAGCTCCTTGCCTATTCGCGACGAAGCGTTAAGACTTTATGTTGACTGATTACTGTGTGATCTAGTTCCCCATTTGGGTAATACTATCAGCAGACCTAACTGTTAGGAGAGTTTTTCGTGTGGTGCTTTATGTTCCTGGCCCCTTCCCAAGCCTGTATAGAAAGCATTCGGCATTTGTCACAGTTATGAATGCTCTTTTGTATAGCTTCAGCAAAAAAAGAATCTTCTTTAATATATACTAGCAACATGATCTGTTTTTTCTTCTGGAATAGGAGAACTATGCATCTATTGTGCAGAGTAGGTGATTATAAATCCAGTAATTTTTCACTCTATTTTTCTATCAACTAGAAAACCCGCTCTTTTTTCGTCACCATTATCCTCGTCTGTTTTCTTCTTTATTGAAATTtctctttgttcttttcttctcCTGTATTTTTCCGTATCTTCATTTCTCCTCTATCTCTTATTTTGTGGCCTTATATCTCTTCTGCTTCCTCGACTCTTCCGGCTCGTTTGGTTGGTAGAGACTAATTATCTAATTGGTTTTTGATTGTCATGTTACCAGGAATCCAGAGAGATATCATTATCTCAGGTTCAGGCTTTTACGAAGCCTGTTATCTTTAAGTGCAAGGAGGTAAACTCTTGAGAATATGTATTTGGACTGTCAATTGCCTTATGTGTTCAATTTAGACTGTTctagtgtatatatgtgttattttcCATTTCAGAAAGTGTATGTATGCCATTCTGATTTTTCGTTCCTTGTTTGTTGAAGTTGGTAAGTCTGCCATTTTTAAATTACTGACTAGttgtttctctttctctctgCAGGCAATTAGAAAATGTCACAGGGCTATCAATGAGTCTCGAGCTCAAAAGCGAAAGGTAATATGTTTTGTTTTGATGGTATTTATTTTGCTCTGGAGCTTATGCCACCAGCAATCAATGAATTATATGGCAATCTTTTACAACGGATCTGGTCTTTTGCTTGAATTCTCTTGATTACTTCAGGACTTCATGAATTAAAGTTTGTCTTTTCCATGTAATGTAACATGTATTTCCAAAAAACATGACACTAACCTGGTGATCGCATGAATTTATTCACGTTACAGGCAGGTCAGGTTTATGGAGTTCCTCTTGAGGGCTTACAGTTGACGAAACCTGGTATCTTTCCTGATCAAAGATCATGCGGAGAAGAGTTCAGGAAGAAGTGGATTGAGGTTAGCCTTCCATCTCGTCAGGAACCCGTGAAATGGCTTTCTGACGAAATGTGACATCTGAATGTCCTTATTGATTGCAAACATGCAGTGTTCAGCCTTGAAtccgaaaagaaaaaaaaacacagtATGTAGTTGCTCAGCATGATACAGCATTAAAGAGAAACTAGTTGGTCTTGTTCTGATTTAAGCTAGTTCGTAGTTGGGTGGAGTACGTATATGAATGAATTTGGATCCCCGGACcatcttatttccttatttttctttctttctactTCCTTTCCCATAGGGATTAGAGTTTCCAGTGAAGTTTCTGggtttggaattttgaaagatATCTAGGCCTTTCTTGCTAGAGAAGATCTCCCCCACCTATTTAACATCTAATCCCATGCAGTCAGCATTCTTACTCTACTCGATTAAGTTTCTCTTTTCTGAAGACTGGAAAAGGACATGCTTTTAGCTTTCGGCAGCCAGAGGAAAATACTTAAATCTGAGTCTCTCcattttgttattattcatcattttctttgtGTATTGGATGCAATATTTTTGATGTGGTGACTTAGTTTAGGCAATGTGGATGCAACAACACTTACCTTACATCCTtggccaagaaagaaaaaagtatgTGAGAGATTGAGTACAGATTCATACATTAGCAGTCAAGTTAATATTGTATCACTTGCGTTTACTTGCTCATTTTGCTCAACTTCTAGGTGAATGCACCAACTAGAAGTTACTAGAAAATATTGCTAAGTATTGACTTGGATCGGGCTGTTAGTTTAGGCATTCTATTGCTGTTATTGCACTTACGATATTCACTTCATCTACAATGGCTTCTGCAGCCATAGACACTTCGCCTATTTTAAGGTTTAGCTTGAAGGAAAGTGTGTATATTGTTGATGTAGAAGCTCAGTGGTACTCCTCTTTCTGTTGTTTTGTCTGAAGTTACTTGATAGCTTTTATGATATAATATTTGATGCACTATTTGCACAAAcaattttttgataaatttaaCTGGAATTAACTACGAAATTTGCACTTATTCCCAGGGATTATCCCAACAGCATAAAAGGCTAAAGTCTTTGGCTGATCATGTTCCTCACGGTTATAGGAAAAAGTCACTCTTTGAAGTCCTTATCAGAAATAACGTGCCATTACTAAGAGCAACATGGTTTGTCAAAGTAACTTATCTCAATCAGGTAACAATATTGGTTGATAGCCGAATCTAGATTTGAACTAATTTGAATAAGTGTACCATTAGAAGGATCAGATTGTACTTTATTCTTGCAGGTTCGCCCTGGCTCTTCCAGTATATCATCTGGGGTGCCAGACAAAACACATATTTCCCGCTCTGAGCATTGGACAAAAGATGTTATTGATTACTTGCAATATTTATTGGATGAATTTATTTCAAGAAATGGTGTccattctgctttacatatcagAGATCGGTCGCCACAAATGGTTTATGCAGGATCAATTCAGCTTAAGAGCGATCCAACCTTGGGGACCATTGATTGTGAGGAGCCTTCGCTGCATTTTAAATGGTGGTATGTTGTGCGCATTTTACATTGGCATCACAGAGAAGGGTTGCTTATCCCATCACTCGTTATTGATTGGGTGCTCAGCCAACTAAAGGTATTGTCTGCTTAAAAACGTGTTTCAATCTGAACAGAAATGTTAAATGGTTGGCCAGTTATTTTCagtctttttgtttttctgaGATCGTGATGTCTCCTATCTTGTGCTTTTCAGGAAAAGGAATTGCTTGGGGTTCTGCAGTTGTTATTACCTGTAATTTATGGTTTCATAGACACAGTTGTATTATCTCAGTCCTATGTGCGCACTCTAGTGGGAATAGCTATTCGTTTCATCCAAGAACCTTCTCCCGGCGGATCTGATCTTGTTGACAATTCTCGTAGGGCTTATACTATGGCTGCTCTTGTTGAGATGCTTCGATATCTGATGCTGGCTGTGCCTGATACTTTTGTCGCTTTGGATTGTTTTCCTATGCCACCATGTGTGATGACCAATGTCGTGACTGATGGGAGTCTCTACTCGAAGGTAACTGAGGATACTAGAAAGGTTAAAAATGGCCCGTTTGAAGTTGCTTATTTTCTTAGAGATAAAGGCCCGGAGGTTCGGTCTGATTCTTATTCCATCGGTCGTGTTGTATCTTCAATTCAGAAGCGAGCGCAGCATCTTGCAACAGCTGCACGACCTGGCCATCCTGGGCAAAGTGTTGTCAAAGCTTTACATGCCTTGGATAAGGCTCTTGCGCATGGGGATTTGAGAGAAGCATATAAGTTGCTTTTTGAGAATGTTCATGAGAGTTCTAttgatgattgttggtttgCAGAAGTCAGTTCCTGTTTGCGTTCTTCGCTTAAGTATATCCGGGGTGTTACTTTGTCATCTATTTGTTCTGTTTTCTTCATCTGTGAGTGGGCAACGTGTGATTTCAGGGATTTCCGTTATGCCCCACCACGAGGAATGAAGTTCACTGGGAGGAAAGATTTTTCTGCTATATATGTTGCTGTAAGGCTTTTGAAACTGAAGATGAGAGAGGCAGGAGTTTCATCAAGGCTCAGGGACCACAAAATTGTAAAGAATGACTATCTTCGAAAAGATCCTGGCCAGCTGACTAACTATGCTGGTAGGAGTCCGGGTGCTTCTGAATCTCTCTGTAATTCAAGGCGTGCCCGTGAAAAATGTGGTGATTTCCTAGGTATGTTTGATAGCCCAAGCCCTTTGCATGATATTCTTGTGTGCTGGATAGATCAGCATGAAGTGCAAAATACAGAAGGTTTCAAGCGTCTTCAACTACTGATTGTCGAACTTATCCGAGCTGGAATTTTTTACCCACAAGCATATGTGAGGCAGCTGATTGTTAGTGGAATAATGGATGGGGATGGACCTCTTTCCGATCCCATGAAACAAAAAAGACACTGTAAAATCTTGAAGCATCTACCTGGTCCTTATGTCCATGATGCTTTAGAAGAAGCTCGAATTGCTGCATCCTCTGTACTTTCAGAGGTAATGAATGTCTACTGCAATGAACGTAAGCTAGTACTTCATGGGATGATTGATAGCTACAACACTGCTTGTGGCAGTTCTTACCATAAGCATAAGCCTCGTTCTAACTCTGGTGAGAGTCTATCCGCAACCTCCATTAATCAGTTGAGATCTGAATCTGGATCCTTTCCTTTGTCCAAAGATGTTGGCAGAGGTGTTGAGCTTGAAGAGTTAAAAGGGTCAATAACAGCATTGCTGCAATTTCCAAGCTCTTCGTCAGCAGATACTGGAGTTGATGAGTCTCACGTAAGTATTAAGAAGGGTGTTGTTTATGGTAGCAACGGGATGGATAACAGTGAAGGAACACCGGGGTGTGAAGAATGCAGAAGggcaaagaaacaaaaattaagCGAAGAGAAGAGCTCTTACAGTCAGATCTATGCACAAAATCCATCCGATGATGAGGAGACTTGGTGGATGCGGAAAGGCCAGAAGTCCATCGAGTCTTTTAGAGCAGAACCACCTCCTAAACCAGCCAAGACAGCTTCAAGGGGTCGGCAAAAAATTGTCCGTAAAACTCAAAGTCTTGCACAGTTGGCTGCAGCCAGGATCGAAGGTAGTCAGGGAGCATCCACAAGCCATGTTTGTGATAGTAAGGTTAGTTGCCCACATCACAGGCCTGGCGTTGAAGGCAGTATTCCCAAGTCAGCAGATGGTACCAGAATGCCTAATGGAGATATTGTTTCCATTGGGAAAGTTTTGAAGCGGATACGTTTTGTAGATAAAAGGACTATGACCGTGTGGTTGATAGGTGTTGTAAAGCAGCTAGTGGAAGAGTCCGAGAAGACTGTGACTAAGGTTGGCCAATATGGTCGACCATTCTCTGCTGCTGATGAACGGGGTTGTGTGCGATGGAAGCTTGGTGAAGATGAATTATCATCAGTGTTATATCTGATTGATGCTTGTGATGAATTAGTTTTGGCAGCCAGGTTTCTTCTGTGGTTGTTACCCAAGGTTCTTGGCAGCTGCAGTGCTACAGTTCATGGTAATAGGAACATTCTAACAATTCCTAAGAACACAGAAAACAATGTCTGTGAAGTAGGTGAAGCATATCTTCTATCATCTATGCGGAGGTGAGCTCTCTATTTTTGTCATTTAAGATAGTGACATTTGTTATTTTTCTGCAGTTGTTTTGTCATCAGGTTTTGAACATGTTGCCATTGTCAGTTCTAGTTGATTGGTTATTAACATGTGTACTGTAGCTCTGGCTGCATCTTTGGTAGAGGCTAGAAATTACATTGTGAAGGGTCAATTAGAAAACAATGACCGCAATAAATTAATTCTCTTAAATTCATGGGTACAATGCTTTCAAATTCTTTTGACAATATCATTTATGAAGTTCCTTGAGTATTATTGGTAGATCAATTTGGATGGTGGAGTCCAGTATGTGCAAATAAAACTTGTTTTCTTCTTGTTACTGACTTTGATATGAGATGAATGCATCTCCCTAGATTCTTAGAATGATAAGTTTGTGCTGTCATGTACACAACAAATCATGAGGTGCAAGTTTGTGTGTACTTGAGGCAAAAATAAATGATCTTTTATAGTTGCTATACATGGATCTAAATTAGTGTCGTCTTACATTCTACTTTTGTCttaatttttgaaaagctttcttCGTTCCTTTATGTTCTATATCACTTAGGTTGTTTTATGCCTTCAGATAGTTTACATTCTTCTATAAGCACTGTTATTGCATTGAACTGACCAAAACAATTTTTCCCTATTTCCTGTCAAAGAAACAGAGATGCATATCCCAAGGTTGTCTTAGTTCCCATCGGTCTGGCCTTGCATAAGCTTATGGTTTTGTTCTTAATACATTTATATATGGATGTTCAtgtaatttgttttattttactGTGTCGTGGCTTTTACATGTTATTCATGTTTCTGACGTATGAGCCGGAACTTTTGTACTTATTTATCTGCTTTAGTATCTACTTTATGAGTGGAGTCAGATTTAGGGTAAATGTCACAAGATATTTGGTTCTCTTCTGTTTGCTGTTTGAATGATTATGTGGTTTGTTCTGTTCAGTTAACGGCTGTAGTGCATCCTTAGGTAATTGGCTTGAAACTATTGGACTATCTCTGGTAACTGTCACAAGATTTTTTGATTCTCTTCTGCTGTCTGGTTGAATTAATGTGTGGTTTCTCTTGTTTAGTCAACTGTCGAACTGCACTCTTGGGATATAGGGTTGAACTATTGGACCATCTTTATCCTTACCTCCTGTTATGTCTTTGGTTCAGGTATGAAGGCATTATAGTCGCTGCAGACCTTATTCCTGAAACATTGTCAGTGGTAATGCATCGTGCTCAAGCTATTCTGACATCAAATGGAAGAGTTTCAGGCTCACCAGCCATAATCTATGCACGTTACCTCTTGAAGAAGTATGGCAGTGTTGGGAGTGTTACTGAATGGGAAAAGAATGTCAAGTCAACCTTCGACAAGAGACTTGCTTCTGAAGTTGAATCTGGAAGACTGGCGGATGGAGAGTTTGGATTTCCACTTGGTGTCCCAGTGGGAGTGCAGGATCCTGATGATTACTTCCGGCAGAAGATAACTGGTATTCGGGTATCTAGGGTTGGTTTGAGCATGAGAGACATTGTGCAGAAAAAAGTTGATGAGGCTGTCAATTATTTCTATGGCAAAGACAGAAAGCTTTTTGGGCCTAACTCTGGAAAAATTCCTGGATCCCAAAAATGGGAAGATGTGTATCAGATCGGTCAGCAGATTGTAATGGGATTAATGGATTGCATGAGGCAGACAGGTGGTGCCGCTCAAGAAGGAGACCCGACATTGGTTTCCTCTGCTATATCTGCAATTATTTGTAATGTTGGGCAGGTCATAGCAAAAATTCCTGATCTGACTGCCAGTAATAATCACCTGAATTCATCCACTTCTGCTGCGTTGCAGTTTGCGCGTTGCATCTTACGCATTCATGTAATATGTCTTTGTATACTTAAGGAAGCTCTCGGAGAGCGTCAAAGTCGTGTCTTTGAAGTTGCTCTTGCTACAGAAACATCCTCTGCCCTTGCACAACTTTCTGCTCCTGGAAAAGCTCCTAGGTCTCAGTTTCAGATGTCTCCGGAATCGAATGATTGTAATCTGCCCAGTGTAGCCATTGGGCGGGCTGCAAAAATATC encodes:
- the LOC132063910 gene encoding mediator of RNA polymerase II transcription subunit 12 isoform X2, which gives rise to MVCQSNLSQSDCTLFLQVRPGSSSISSGVPDKTHISRSEHWTKDVIDYLQYLLDEFISRNGVHSALHIRDRSPQMVYAGSIQLKSDPTLGTIDCEEPSLHFKWWYVVRILHWHHREGLLIPSLVIDWVLSQLKEKELLGVLQLLLPVIYGFIDTVVLSQSYVRTLVGIAIRFIQEPSPGGSDLVDNSRRAYTMAALVEMLRYLMLAVPDTFVALDCFPMPPCVMTNVVTDGSLYSKVTEDTRKVKNGPFEVAYFLRDKGPEVRSDSYSIGRVVSSIQKRAQHLATAARPGHPGQSVVKALHALDKALAHGDLREAYKLLFENVHESSIDDCWFAEVSSCLRSSLKYIRGVTLSSICSVFFICEWATCDFRDFRYAPPRGMKFTGRKDFSAIYVAVRLLKLKMREAGVSSRLRDHKIVKNDYLRKDPGQLTNYAGRSPGASESLCNSRRAREKCGDFLGMFDSPSPLHDILVCWIDQHEVQNTEGFKRLQLLIVELIRAGIFYPQAYVRQLIVSGIMDGDGPLSDPMKQKRHCKILKHLPGPYVHDALEEARIAASSVLSEVMNVYCNERKLVLHGMIDSYNTACGSSYHKHKPRSNSGESLSATSINQLRSESGSFPLSKDVGRGVELEELKGSITALLQFPSSSSADTGVDESHVSIKKGVVYGSNGMDNSEGTPGCEECRRAKKQKLSEEKSSYSQIYAQNPSDDEETWWMRKGQKSIESFRAEPPPKPAKTASRGRQKIVRKTQSLAQLAAARIEGSQGASTSHVCDSKVSCPHHRPGVEGSIPKSADGTRMPNGDIVSIGKVLKRIRFVDKRTMTVWLIGVVKQLVEESEKTVTKVGQYGRPFSAADERGCVRWKLGEDELSSVLYLIDACDELVLAARFLLWLLPKVLGSCSATVHGNRNILTIPKNTENNVCEVGEAYLLSSMRRYEGIIVAADLIPETLSVVMHRAQAILTSNGRVSGSPAIIYARYLLKKYGSVGSVTEWEKNVKSTFDKRLASEVESGRLADGEFGFPLGVPVGVQDPDDYFRQKITGIRVSRVGLSMRDIVQKKVDEAVNYFYGKDRKLFGPNSGKIPGSQKWEDVYQIGQQIVMGLMDCMRQTGGAAQEGDPTLVSSAISAIICNVGQVIAKIPDLTASNNHLNSSTSAALQFARCILRIHVICLCILKEALGERQSRVFEVALATETSSALAQLSAPGKAPRSQFQMSPESNDCNLPSVAIGRAAKISAAVSALVIAAILQGVSSLERMVSLFRLKDGLDIVHFVRSMRSNSNGNARSVGTLKADSLAEISIHWFRVLVGNCRTVSDGFIVELLGEASILALCRMQRMLPLNLVFPPAYSMFAFVLWRPLIFNASSGTRDEGQHLHHSLMLALGDVIKHLPFREVCLRDTHSLYDLIAADTVDSDFASLLEASGVDLRSRASAFVPLRARLFLNALIDCRIPQPIAKQNDGNQVSVQGESKFHCAENETKLLDKLVYILDTLQPAKFHWQWVELRLLLNEQAVIEKLEAHDLSLVEALRSLSPNTDKASVSENESNIIEMILTRLLVRPDAAPLFSEVVHLLGRSLEDSMLLQAKWFLGGQDVLFGRKSVRQRLNNIAVSRGLSTRAQYWKPWGWCTSNSDPATSKREKFKSEVSSIEEGEVVDEGTILKRPVKGSGHTVDVEGLIVSQQHVTERALVDLILPCLDQASDDSRSTFATDMIKQMSHIEQQINAVTREASKPAGTVASGIESPPTKSRKGTRGSSPGLARRATGPAETVPPSPAALRASLSLRLQFILRLFPIIYADREPSARNMRYMLASVILRILGSRVVHEDSSHSSKQAYSSKREVDSLVEASAAASVVMSLESLFDRLLLLLHGLLSSHQPRWLKWKSSSKSLSESSKDYSAFEREAAESLQNELDRMQLPETVRWRIQSAMPILFPSARWSISCQPPSVAPAALSSLLPSNPISVLHSSNGSNQTQRNPASLLRTATSVAGKAKHVSSQQENDLEVDPWILLEDGAGSSHSSSNSPLVGGGDHANLKASNWLKGTVRVRRTDLTYIGAVDDDS